CTTGCTGTAAAGACTTCTCTCGCTTCTTCTACGGAGGGCTGAGAAATACTGGCGCCTTTATTGGGCACTATGGTCACAATACGGTTAAGTTCTAATCTTTTTAACGCTGAACGAACGTGATTTCGGTTGGCTTTAAGACGAGTGACCAATTCGCCCTCGACCAGACGTGTCCCCGGTGGTAGGCGCTGCTCCGCAACGGCGTTACTGATAACATGAACAAGGCGCTGGATTTCAGATTCTTTGTTAAGGGACATAATATATAAAAGATTGTTAGCAATATGAGATTTTAAATTTACTGTCTCTTATTCACTAAATCAAATGATAAATTTGCACTAATTGAGTACTTTGTGAGCAAAAGTGCACCAAAAAATCCTATTTTTTCGATAGGAAGCCAAACATCCCATTCTCCATAAAAAGTAGTCAAGATACACATTTACAAAACATGGCACCACAATTGCAATATTTAAATTCATGATTGCTAACAATTTTGGATGTTAATGTATGTCGGGTTCGGTTGAGTTGGTTCAGACGACTAAAATTTATGATCAGGTTGCGGTAGTGGATGCCATCAATGTCAAGGTGGAGAAGGGAAGTTACTGTTGTCTGCTGGGCCCAAGTGGTTGTGGTAAAAGCACCACTCTTAGAATGATTGCAGGTCATGAAAGCGTTACTGAAGGCGACATTCTACTGAATGATCGTAACGTGACGAATTTGACACCACGACAACGTGGCACCGCCATGATGTTTCAAAACTATGCCTTATTTCCTCATATGACTTGCCTAGACAATATCGCTTACGGTTTAAAAGTTAGCGGCGTTAATAAAGCGGAACGCCATGCTCAAGCTAATGAAATGTTGTCTCTGGTGAATATGTTAGAGCATGCGAATAAATTGCCGGGTCAGCTTTCTGGTGGGCAACAACAGCGTATCGCTTTGGCTCGAGCCCTTATCTGTAAACCAGATGTGGTGTTATTGGACGAACCACTGTCGGCACTCGATCCATTTTTGCGCATTCAAATGCGTAAGGAATTAAAACAGCTACAGCAACAGCTTGGCTTAACCTTTATTCATGTTACTCACTCACAGGAAGAAGCCTTTGCTTTAGCGGATCAAGCCATTGTGATGTCGGCCGGTAAAATTGAACAAGCCGGTTCCCCAAGAAGCATTTTTGAATCCCCTAAAACAGAGTTTGTAGCGAACTTTATCGGCGGACACAATGTTCTCACTGTGTCTGAAGCAATGCCTATACCAGATGTAACGAACACTTTCTCGGTGCGAGCTGATCACATTCAAACCACTTCTACTTCTGATGATGACATTGTTGTCAAAGTACAAATTATAGACGTTGAATTTCAGGCTCAATTTTATCTATTGGAAGCCAAATTAGAAGATGGTCAACATCTAATTTGTTATTTACCGGAAGATAAATTCAATACCGAACTGATGACGATAGGTAAGTCTATTAACCTGTATTGGTCCCCTGAGCGGATCAATGCGTTTCACTGTTAGTCAACCCAAACGGAGACAACAAATGAAAGATAAAGCGATAATTGATCCAACACATCAAGCGGATAGCCCTGCTACTGAGACGGCAGCAAAGACTCCGTCTTTTAGCCGTCGTTCGTTATTGAAAGGAGCGGCCAAAGCAGGTGTTGCGGCGGGTGCTATCTCTGGCTTCCCGATGATTTGGGCACAAAATATTAAAAACGTGACCTTGCGTCAGTTTGGTACAGGGGTGTCGAATCTTAATGCCATTGCAGATAAGTGTAAGGAAGATTTGGGATTTAACTTACAGCTTACGTCATTGGATTCTGACAGTGTCACGCAACGGGCTGTGACTCAGCCTAAGTCCTATGATATTGCAGATATTGAATATTGGATATGTAAAAAGGTGTTCCCAGCGGGCGTCATGCAACCTTTGGATACCAGTAAATTAAAGAACTTTAGCAAAATTTCACCGCTTTTTATCACTGGTAAATTGACACCAGATTCTGAAATTGCACAAGGGACTGCACCTCATACGGTGGGCTTTGTTGAATCCAAAGGATCCACCAAATTTGCCACAGAACAAACCAATTGGATGACCTTGATTCCAACTATTTACAATGCCGACACACTGGGTATTCGTCCTGATTTGGTTGGTCGCCCCATTACCACTTGGGCAGACATCATGGATCCGGCCTATAAAGGTAAAACCTCAATTTTAAATATTCCATCCATTGGCATCATGGATGCCGCCATGATTTGTGAAGCAATGGGCGAGATTAAATACGCTGATAAAGGCAACATGAGCAAAGCGGAAATCGATAAAACCATCGATATTTTGATTGCCGCGAAGAATCAAGGCCAATTTCGTGCATTTTGGAAGTCATTTGATGAATCAATAAACTTGATGGCGTCTGGTGAAGTGGTGATTCAGAGTATGTGGTCTCCAGCGGTAACAGCCGTACGTAGCCGCGGTATTCCATGTGTATATCAACCTTTGAAAGAAGGCTATCGAGCTTGGGGCGGTGGTTTAGGCTTGGCGTCTCATTTGTCTGGTCTAGAGTTGGAAGCCGCTTATGAATACATTGACTGGTACTTATCTGGTTGGGTCGGTGCTTACCTGAATCGCCAGGGCTATTACAGTGCTGCACCTGAAACCTCTAAGAATTATATGACACCTGACGAATGGGGCTTCTGGATAGAAGGTAAAGCTGCGAAAGGGGATATTTTAAACCCAGATGGTAAGGTCATGGAGAAAGCGGGTGCCGTTCGTGATGGAGGTTCTTATTGGGATCGTATGGGGGCTGTTGCCTGCTGGAACTCAGTAATGGATGAGAACAAGTATATGGTCAGAAAATGGAACGAGTTTATCGTTTCATAATCTGTCTTGGACAAGAGGGCAGGAAGCCCTCTTTTTTATAAAGGTTTACTATCACATGGCGTTATCAAAAAACCATCACAGTTACTGGCAGTCTTTGCCGCTTAGCTTGGTACTTTTAGGCTTTCTCGTTTTTCCTATAGGCGTGATGCTCGTGGTTAGCTTTTGGGATTACAATGAATACTCTTTGCTACCCGACTTTATTTTTGATAATTACGAGTTTTTATTAACCTCAAATGTGACGTTAAAAGCTTACTTACAAACCTTAAAATATGCCTTTTTAACTTGGTTGTTTACCTTTGGAATCGGTTTTACCCTTGCCTATTTTTTAGCCTTTCATGTGCGTACACAAAAAATGCAAACGGTATTGTTTTTACTCTGTACTGTGCCGTTTTTCACTTCGAATATTATTCGTATGATTTCTTGGATTCCGCTACTTGGTCGAAATGGCTTGGTGAATTCCGCATTACAGACAGGCGGTTTCATTGATCAGCCAGTGGATTGGCTGCTTTATAGTGACTTTGCCATTATTCTTGCTTATGTCCATCTCTATACCATGTTTATGGTGGTGCCTATTTTTAACAGCATGATGCGAATTGACCCTAATCTTGTGGAAGCGGCTTTGGATGCAGGAGCCGCACCTTGGCAAATTATGAAAGACATTATCCTGCCCTTATCAAAGTCCGGCATCATGGTCGGTAGTATCTTCGTGTTTACTTTGGTGATGGGGGATTTTATTACCGTCAAAATTATGGGGGGCGGTATTAAAGCCAATGTTGCCACGCTGATTTATAACGAAATCTCTTTACTTCAGTATCCTGCCGCTGCCGCTGGTGCCATTGTCTTGCTGATTACGGTGTTAATGATGTTGATGATTCTGTTTCGTTTAGTGGATGTCCGCAAGGAGCTTTAAAATGAATAAACGACCTTTAAGCTTCTACTTTTTGGCCGCTTTCTTTGGCATTTTTATTTTGTTTCTTTATGGCCCAAATATCACCATTGCTATTTTGTCTTTTCAAGGCGCCGATGGTGGCCTAACTTTTCCTATGCGTGGTGTATCCTTACATTGGTTTGCGCAATTATTGGAGCGTCAGGCGGTGGGAGATTTCGCTAGTGCTTTAGTGCGATCATTAGTCTTAGGTGCCATGGTGATGGTATGTACAGTGATTTTTTCTTTGCTGGCCGGCCTTGCCTTTCGTAAACGCTTTGCTGGCAGTAGTGTGATTTTTTACCTTACTCTTGCAAGTTTAATTTTACCTTCAATTTTAGTGAGTCTCGGCATTGGTCTCATGTTTGATCGCTTGGGGTTAACACCAGAGTGGTTTAGTTCTGGCTTCGGAGCGCATCTTACATGGACCTTGCCGTTCGGCTTGCTCATTATGTTCGCCGTGTTTAACCGATTTAATCCAAGTTATGAGATGGCTTCTGCGGATTTAGGAGCCACCTCTTGGCAAACATTTCAATTTATTCTATTGCCTTTACTGGCACCAAGCCTGACAGGCATAGGCTTATTTGGTTTTACCTTAAGCTACGATGAGTTTGCTCGAACTCTGATGACATCCGGGAGCTTAAACACTTTGCCACTGGAATTGTTTGCCATGACCACCAATGTGACTTCTCCTGTATTGTATGCCTTGGGAAGCGTGACGACTTTAGTGTCATTTGGCGTCATCCTTATCACATTAATATTGGTAAAACAGTTAAGCCCAAGCTCGAAAAAATAAAATCGCTTTTGCAACCTGCTTCAACTTTGTCGTCATTAAGACCACTTTAAACGCTTTATTTGCATGGATTGAAAAGCTGAATAGATTGAGGATGATTAGATGACCATTGCGATTATTAACCCCAACGCATCCCATTTTATGACCAAGCAAATGCAGGCGTCTTGCTCTAACCTAGCTTTACAGAATGAGACCTTGTGGTTTGAATGTGAGAAAAGTCCAGCCAGTATAGAAGGGCATAGTGATGGCATATACGCAGCTTATCATTTGCTGGAAAAAGTTCGCCAATTGGAAAATTCTGCCACACCACCTAAGGCCTATGTGATTGCTTGCTTTGATGATACGGGTTTGGATGCCGCGCGAGAAATTACCGCTTCTCCAGTGATTGGCATTGGTGAAGCGGCCATGCACGCAGCAAGCTTTATTAGTCAGAATTTTTTGGTCATGACAACCTTACAAAGATCTGTTGGTATTCTGGAGCGTAATCTTGATCATTATGGTTTAAGGGTTCGATGTGCTGGGGTGGCGGCATCGGGATTGCCTGTTTTATCTCTTGATGCGGATGAGAAGAGTTACGACATTGTGAAGCAAGCAGCGCATAAGATGTTACAGGCGAAAAAAGCCGATGCCTTGGTGCTAGGTTGCGGTGGTATGAGTCATTGGGTGGACGCGTTACAACAAGACTTGGGTTTGCCAGTTTTAGATGGGGTGCGCATTGCCATCAGCTTTGCTGACAGTTTTATTGGTTTAAAATTATCGACTAGTAAGGTGTTGGGTTATGCCTGGCCTGAGGCAAAGACATCTTGATGAAGACATTTAAAATAGGAAGTTAGGATAACTGGTCATAGTGGTTTAATTTTACTCTTACGCAAAGCTATTATTTAAAGACTGAAATCTAAGGGGGAGAGTGATATTTTGTTCTTAATATCACTCTCCCCACTTCTTATTATTGATGTCGGCTTAATCCTTTTTCAAAAGCGGATAAATGATTTTTCGAAGCCTGCATCAGTTTAGTAAAAGTGCTCTTAATGTCGTCATTGTCAGCTTGTTCTAGCAAAGGATTCTTCAGGAAAGAATCGTACATGGCAATGTTATCAATCTCGGCTTGGACACCGATTGCAAAGGCATCTTTAAGTGATTTTGGCAGCTCTACATGGTTTGCCGAGTTATCATGAGGGATAGGGATACTGTGATTGTTATAAACTTCTTTTAGCCATTTTATGTGTGTTTCTTCAGATCTAATGATGTTGCTAAACGGGCGTTGCTCACCAAATTTATCCATAATCAGTTCATACTCGGAACGCGCTAAATATTCATCCTGTATTGCGTAATCCAACATTTGTTGAATAGACGGTGATTTATTTTGTTTTGCCGCATCAGCACCAAATGATCGATCACTTGCATTAACGACATTAACGACATTAAAGGCAGCAAAGATGATCGCTATTGCCATGCATATTACATACTTAGTCATATGTATTTCCTCGATTGGGATTTATTTTGAACTCTTTATATTAGAATAGTTTAATATATTGGGTGTGCTATCTAACAATGGGTAAATTAAGGTAAAGCCAAGCAGTGAAATGATCTGAATGTGGCTTAATTTGAGGCTCACTCTTGCCTTGATAGGCCGTTTCTCTGATAAGACTGATGCCCAGAAGACTTATTCGCACCTTCCTTAAGCTGATGATAGGCATGTGATCTCTTGAATCATTCATTTGCACATTACTTTTTTTCAATGTAAATACAGGCACTTTTGCTATAGTAAGCTCGCTTAAATATTTGTGAGGTAGTAAGGGTGTCTAAATCGCTTTCGTATTCTGTTCTTGAGCAGCGTCTATCAGAAAATGTGTTGATCCTAGATGGTGCAATGGGAACCATGATTCAAGCTTATAAGCTTGAAGAACAGGATTATCGAGGCGAACGTTTTGCGGACTGGCAGAGCGATTTAAAAGGCAATAATGATTTGTTGTCGATCACTCAGCCTAAGATCATTAAAGAGATACACGCTAAGTATCTTGAAGCGGGTGCTGACATTATAGAAACCAACACCTTTAACGCCAATGCTATTTCCATGTTGGATTATCACATGGAAGCCTTAAGCTACGAATTAAATTTTGAATCTGCTCGCTTAGCCCGTGAAGCCGCTGATGAATTTACAGCAAAAAATCCAGCCAAGCCGCGATTTGTGGCTGGTGCTGTTGGTCCTACCAGCCGAACTTGTACCATATCTCCAGATGTAAACGATCCCGGTTTTCGTAATATTCATTTTGATGAATTGGTAGAAGCTTATACTACGGCTGTTGATGGCTTGATTAAAGGTGGGGTCGATATTCTCTTGATCGAAACCATTTTTGATACCTTGAACGCGAAAGCTGCTATTTATGCTGTACTGGATTATTTTGAGAAAACCGGTGTGCGCTATCCCATCATGATTTCCGGCACCATTACAGATGCGTCTGGTCGTACCTTATCAGGTCAAACCACCGAGGCTTTTTGGAATTCCATCGCTCATGCTAAACCCATTTCAGTTGGTCTCAACTGTGCCCTCGGTCCAAAAGACTTACGTCAGTACGTTGAAGAAATGTCGCGTATTGCTGATACCAAGGTTTCCGCCCACCCGAATGCAGGTTTGCCTAATGCTTTTGGTGAATACGATGAGTCTCCAGAAGAAATGCTGGAAGAAATTCAAGGTTGGGTGGATTCCGGCTTCTTAAATATCATTGGTGGTTGTTGTGGCACCGCCCCAGAGCACATTGAGACCTTTGCCAAGGCGTTTGCAGATGCAACACCACGTGTGATTCCTGACATCGCAAGAGAATGTCGTTTGTCTGGTCTTGAGCCCTTTAATATTGGTGCCGATGCCTTGTTTGTCAATGTGGGGGAGAGAACCAATGTCACGGGTTCCGCCATGTTTAAGCGCTTAATCAAGGAAGGGGATTTTGATACCGCCTTGGATGTGGCGCGTCAACAGGTTGAGAATGGGGCGCAAATTATCGACATCAATATGGACGAAGGCATGTTGGATTCGCAAGCGGCCATGGAACGCTTTTTAAAGTTGATCGCTTCTGAGCCAGACATTTCTCGTGTGCCTATCATGTTGGACTCCTCGAAATGGGAGATTCTTGAAGCCGGTTTAAAATGGATTCAAGGCAAAGGTGTGGTGAACTCCATCAGCATCAAGGAAGGTGAAGAGAAGTTTAAAGAACAAGCTCGTAAACTGATGAAATACGGTGCCGCTGTGATTGTTATGGCGTTTGATGAAGTCGGCCAAGCGGATACTCGTGAACGTAAAATTGAAATTTGTCGTCGTTCTTATCGCATCTTGGTTGACGAAGTGGGTTTTCCGCCAGAAGACATTATTTTTGACCCTAATATCTTCGCTATTGCCACAGGGATTGAAGAACACAACCGATATGCCTTGGATTTTATCGAGGCGACTGGTGACATTACTCGTGAATTGCCTTATGCCAAGGTATCCGGTGGGGTATCCAACGTATCTTTCTCATTCCGTGGTAACAATCCGGTGCGTGAAGCCATTCATGCTGTTTTTCTATACCATGCCATCAAGCAAGGTATGACTATGGGGATTGTCAACGCAGGTCAGCTTGCTCTGTATGAGGACATTCCTTTGAAATTACGTGATGCGGTGGAAGACGCCGTATTAAATCGTACCCCTGATGCCACGGATAACCTATTAGCCATTGCCGGAGAATTTGCGGGTACAGGAGAAGCTGCTGAGAAAGAAACGCAAGAATGGCGTGCTTTGCCAGTGGCTGAACGTTTATCTCATGCTTTAGTGAAAGGTATCACGGAGTTTATTGACGAAGATACAGAAGAAGCCCGCTTGGCTTATGATCGCCCTTTGGAAGTGATTGAAGGGCCATTAATGGATGGTATGGGCGTGGTTGGCGATTTGTTTGGCTCTGGCAAAATGTTCTTGCCGCAAGTGGTTAAATCGGCGCGAGTGATGAAAAAAGCCGTGGCTTACTTGATGCCTTTTATAGAAGAAGAAAAAGCCCGTAATCAAGATTCTGCTTCCTCCAGCAATGGTAAGATTGTTATGGCCACAGTAAAAGGCGATGTTCACGATATTGGTAAAAACATCGTCGGAGTCGTATTACAGTGTAATAACTTTGAAGTGATCGATTTAGGCGTCATGGTGCCATCGGAAACCATTTTGCGTACTGCTAAGGAAGAAGGTGCAGACATGATAGGTTTGTCTGGTTTGATCACGCCATCATTAGATGAAATGGTTCACGTGGCCAAAGAGATGGAACGCCAAGGCTTTGATTTACCTGTGATGATAGGTGGCGCAACCACTTCAAAAGCGCATACCGCGGTGAAGATTGAGCAAAACTACAAACGCAATCAAGTGGTGCACGTTACTAACGCATCCCGCAGTGTTGGGGTGGCGAGTTCGTTATTAAGCCTAGACAATGAGCGTCGTCAACGATTTATTGATGAGGTGCAGGCTGATTACGAAAAAACCCGTATTCGTTATAAAG
The window above is part of the Marinomonas sp. THO17 genome. Proteins encoded here:
- a CDS encoding ABC transporter ATP-binding protein, producing the protein MSGSVELVQTTKIYDQVAVVDAINVKVEKGSYCCLLGPSGCGKSTTLRMIAGHESVTEGDILLNDRNVTNLTPRQRGTAMMFQNYALFPHMTCLDNIAYGLKVSGVNKAERHAQANEMLSLVNMLEHANKLPGQLSGGQQQRIALARALICKPDVVLLDEPLSALDPFLRIQMRKELKQLQQQLGLTFIHVTHSQEEAFALADQAIVMSAGKIEQAGSPRSIFESPKTEFVANFIGGHNVLTVSEAMPIPDVTNTFSVRADHIQTTSTSDDDIVVKVQIIDVEFQAQFYLLEAKLEDGQHLICYLPEDKFNTELMTIGKSINLYWSPERINAFHC
- a CDS encoding PotD/PotF family extracellular solute-binding protein, coding for MKDKAIIDPTHQADSPATETAAKTPSFSRRSLLKGAAKAGVAAGAISGFPMIWAQNIKNVTLRQFGTGVSNLNAIADKCKEDLGFNLQLTSLDSDSVTQRAVTQPKSYDIADIEYWICKKVFPAGVMQPLDTSKLKNFSKISPLFITGKLTPDSEIAQGTAPHTVGFVESKGSTKFATEQTNWMTLIPTIYNADTLGIRPDLVGRPITTWADIMDPAYKGKTSILNIPSIGIMDAAMICEAMGEIKYADKGNMSKAEIDKTIDILIAAKNQGQFRAFWKSFDESINLMASGEVVIQSMWSPAVTAVRSRGIPCVYQPLKEGYRAWGGGLGLASHLSGLELEAAYEYIDWYLSGWVGAYLNRQGYYSAAPETSKNYMTPDEWGFWIEGKAAKGDILNPDGKVMEKAGAVRDGGSYWDRMGAVACWNSVMDENKYMVRKWNEFIVS
- a CDS encoding ABC transporter permease, translated to MALSKNHHSYWQSLPLSLVLLGFLVFPIGVMLVVSFWDYNEYSLLPDFIFDNYEFLLTSNVTLKAYLQTLKYAFLTWLFTFGIGFTLAYFLAFHVRTQKMQTVLFLLCTVPFFTSNIIRMISWIPLLGRNGLVNSALQTGGFIDQPVDWLLYSDFAIILAYVHLYTMFMVVPIFNSMMRIDPNLVEAALDAGAAPWQIMKDIILPLSKSGIMVGSIFVFTLVMGDFITVKIMGGGIKANVATLIYNEISLLQYPAAAAGAIVLLITVLMMLMILFRLVDVRKEL
- a CDS encoding ABC transporter permease, coding for MNKRPLSFYFLAAFFGIFILFLYGPNITIAILSFQGADGGLTFPMRGVSLHWFAQLLERQAVGDFASALVRSLVLGAMVMVCTVIFSLLAGLAFRKRFAGSSVIFYLTLASLILPSILVSLGIGLMFDRLGLTPEWFSSGFGAHLTWTLPFGLLIMFAVFNRFNPSYEMASADLGATSWQTFQFILLPLLAPSLTGIGLFGFTLSYDEFARTLMTSGSLNTLPLELFAMTTNVTSPVLYALGSVTTLVSFGVILITLILVKQLSPSSKK
- a CDS encoding aspartate/glutamate racemase family protein yields the protein MTIAIINPNASHFMTKQMQASCSNLALQNETLWFECEKSPASIEGHSDGIYAAYHLLEKVRQLENSATPPKAYVIACFDDTGLDAAREITASPVIGIGEAAMHAASFISQNFLVMTTLQRSVGILERNLDHYGLRVRCAGVAASGLPVLSLDADEKSYDIVKQAAHKMLQAKKADALVLGCGGMSHWVDALQQDLGLPVLDGVRIAISFADSFIGLKLSTSKVLGYAWPEAKTS
- a CDS encoding DUF2202 domain-containing protein; this encodes MTKYVICMAIAIIFAAFNVVNVVNASDRSFGADAAKQNKSPSIQQMLDYAIQDEYLARSEYELIMDKFGEQRPFSNIIRSEETHIKWLKEVYNNHSIPIPHDNSANHVELPKSLKDAFAIGVQAEIDNIAMYDSFLKNPLLEQADNDDIKSTFTKLMQASKNHLSAFEKGLSRHQ
- the metH gene encoding methionine synthase, translated to MSKSLSYSVLEQRLSENVLILDGAMGTMIQAYKLEEQDYRGERFADWQSDLKGNNDLLSITQPKIIKEIHAKYLEAGADIIETNTFNANAISMLDYHMEALSYELNFESARLAREAADEFTAKNPAKPRFVAGAVGPTSRTCTISPDVNDPGFRNIHFDELVEAYTTAVDGLIKGGVDILLIETIFDTLNAKAAIYAVLDYFEKTGVRYPIMISGTITDASGRTLSGQTTEAFWNSIAHAKPISVGLNCALGPKDLRQYVEEMSRIADTKVSAHPNAGLPNAFGEYDESPEEMLEEIQGWVDSGFLNIIGGCCGTAPEHIETFAKAFADATPRVIPDIARECRLSGLEPFNIGADALFVNVGERTNVTGSAMFKRLIKEGDFDTALDVARQQVENGAQIIDINMDEGMLDSQAAMERFLKLIASEPDISRVPIMLDSSKWEILEAGLKWIQGKGVVNSISIKEGEEKFKEQARKLMKYGAAVIVMAFDEVGQADTRERKIEICRRSYRILVDEVGFPPEDIIFDPNIFAIATGIEEHNRYALDFIEATGDITRELPYAKVSGGVSNVSFSFRGNNPVREAIHAVFLYHAIKQGMTMGIVNAGQLALYEDIPLKLRDAVEDAVLNRTPDATDNLLAIAGEFAGTGEAAEKETQEWRALPVAERLSHALVKGITEFIDEDTEEARLAYDRPLEVIEGPLMDGMGVVGDLFGSGKMFLPQVVKSARVMKKAVAYLMPFIEEEKARNQDSASSSNGKIVMATVKGDVHDIGKNIVGVVLQCNNFEVIDLGVMVPSETILRTAKEEGADMIGLSGLITPSLDEMVHVAKEMERQGFDLPVMIGGATTSKAHTAVKIEQNYKRNQVVHVTNASRSVGVASSLLSLDNERRQRFIDEVQADYEKTRIRYKDRAKAGRRVSIDKARQNKPPVTFDKQVVKPNQLGLTVLSEQDIDLGKVKNYIDWTPFFQTWELAGAYPRILTDEVVGEEATRVYQDALVMLDKVIAEASLQARAVVGLFPANQVNHDDIEIYSDESRSEVVETLSFLRIQNELTAPGKYNHSLADFVAPKESGVADYMGAFACAAGFGIEPLVEQYEADHDDYNSIMIKAVADRLAEATAEYLHEKVRKELWGYAPQENLSNEELIKEKYQGIRPAPGYPACPDHTEKSKLWDLLGAKESIGMELTESFAMLPTAAVSGWYFAHPDSTYFGVGKIGPDQVEEYAERKGMSKDEAERWLAPNLGYDPEDDRV